A stretch of Campylobacter gracilis DNA encodes these proteins:
- the lpxA gene encoding acyl-ACP--UDP-N-acetylglucosamine O-acyltransferase, with the protein MAKVHHTAIIEDGAQIGAEVVIEPYAFISAQAKIADGCTIKQGARIIGDTQIGENSKIFSYAIVGEIPQDMSFEDGERTGLVIGKNATIHEFCTISSGSHKGDGFTRIGDNLFMMAYCHIAHDCVLGSNIILANNATLAGHVVMGDYAVIGGLTPVHQFVRIGESCMIAGASALSQDVVPFCLAEGNRAYIRGLNLTGIRRRFDKETVETINRAYKFLFNQGGGLKEQAQILLNETSDQNVRKMCEFIINTKRGIPLDKGKI; encoded by the coding sequence ATGGCTAAAGTTCACCACACGGCGATCATCGAGGATGGCGCCCAGATCGGAGCCGAGGTTGTGATCGAGCCGTATGCTTTCATAAGCGCGCAGGCTAAAATCGCAGACGGCTGCACGATCAAGCAGGGCGCGCGCATCATCGGCGATACTCAAATCGGCGAGAACTCTAAAATTTTTTCATACGCGATCGTGGGCGAAATTCCGCAGGATATGAGCTTTGAAGATGGCGAGCGTACAGGGTTAGTCATCGGCAAAAACGCTACGATTCACGAGTTTTGCACGATCAGCTCGGGCTCGCATAAGGGCGACGGATTTACGCGCATCGGCGATAATCTCTTTATGATGGCGTATTGCCACATCGCGCACGATTGCGTGCTGGGAAGCAACATAATCCTAGCAAACAACGCTACGCTCGCAGGTCATGTCGTAATGGGCGATTATGCAGTTATCGGCGGGCTTACCCCCGTGCATCAGTTCGTTCGTATCGGCGAGAGCTGCATGATCGCAGGGGCTAGCGCGCTTAGTCAGGACGTGGTGCCGTTTTGCCTAGCCGAGGGGAATCGCGCCTATATTCGCGGGCTAAATTTAACGGGCATCCGCCGCCGCTTCGATAAAGAGACGGTCGAGACGATAAATCGGGCGTATAAATTTTTATTCAACCAGGGTGGGGGCTTAAAGGAGCAGGCGCAAATTTTATTAAACGAAACGAGCGATCAAAACGTGCGCAAGATGTGCGAGTTTATAATCAACACAAAACGCGGAATTCCGCTAGATAAAGGTAAAATTTAA
- a CDS encoding DUF488 domain-containing protein yields MTEFKIKRVYESAEEEDGFRVLCDRLWPRGVKKDALELDMWAKDITPSTEIRKLFAHKPENFAHFKELYLAELEQNPAVAEFLKKVKNEPVVTLLYAAKNEHCNHAMILRDFLQSKVH; encoded by the coding sequence ATGACAGAATTTAAGATTAAGCGCGTTTATGAGAGCGCAGAGGAAGAGGATGGATTTCGCGTGCTTTGCGATAGGCTATGGCCGCGCGGCGTAAAAAAAGACGCGCTGGAGCTTGATATGTGGGCAAAAGATATAACGCCTAGCACCGAAATACGCAAGCTTTTCGCGCATAAGCCTGAGAATTTCGCCCATTTTAAGGAGCTTTACCTAGCTGAACTTGAGCAAAATCCCGCCGTAGCTGAATTTTTGAAAAAGGTTAAAAACGAGCCGGTCGTCACGTTGCTGTACGCCGCAAAGAACGAGCACTGCAACCACGCGATGATTCTGCGCGATTTTTTGCAAAGCAAGGTGCACTAA
- the fabZ gene encoding 3-hydroxyacyl-ACP dehydratase FabZ produces MIDINEILSILPHRFPFLLIDRVEELSIGESIKAYKNVTYNEQIFQGHFPGHPIYPGVMIIEGLAQAGGVLAFKSMEKDGVDLSDKVVYFMSIDNAKFRNPVRPGDKLEYRISVIKYRGRIWVLKGEAYINDGATLAAQAELQAMIMDK; encoded by the coding sequence ATGATAGACATAAACGAAATTCTCTCCATCCTACCTCATCGTTTTCCGTTTTTGCTGATAGATCGCGTCGAAGAGCTCAGCATAGGCGAAAGCATCAAGGCCTATAAAAACGTAACCTACAACGAGCAGATCTTTCAGGGTCACTTCCCGGGGCATCCGATCTATCCGGGCGTAATGATTATCGAGGGCTTAGCGCAGGCAGGCGGCGTGCTGGCGTTTAAGAGCATGGAGAAAGACGGTGTCGATCTAAGCGACAAGGTCGTGTATTTTATGAGTATCGACAACGCTAAATTTAGAAACCCGGTTCGCCCAGGCGACAAGCTTGAGTATCGCATCAGCGTAATCAAATACCGCGGACGTATATGGGTGCTAAAGGGCGAAGCCTACATCAACGACGGCGCCACATTGGCCGCACAGGCTGAACTTCAAGCGATGATAATGGATAAATGA
- a CDS encoding HepT-like ribonuclease domain-containing protein produces the protein MYNKRNLQRLELISKKIDAIQQICKIGVEKALADELRDRPAIIMHLISCNEQLQKIQDSGDIDILSIFAPSDIAGFRGIRNASAHDYEGLNLAIVQSVVSDYLPSIKQNIDKFLKNKI, from the coding sequence ATGTATAATAAGAGGAATTTGCAAAGGCTTGAGTTAATCTCCAAAAAGATAGACGCGATACAACAAATCTGTAAAATCGGTGTTGAAAAAGCGCTTGCCGACGAACTTCGCGACCGACCAGCGATAATAATGCATCTAATCTCTTGCAACGAGCAACTGCAAAAAATTCAAGATAGCGGCGATATAGATATTCTAAGTATATTTGCACCGAGCGATATAGCAGGATTCCGCGGGATCAGAAATGCTTCGGCGCACGATTACGAAGGATTAAATTTAGCCATCGTTCAAAGCGTAGTTAGCGACTACCTGCCGAGTATAAAACAAAATATAGATAAATTTCTAAAAAATAAAATTTAA
- the purF gene encoding amidophosphoribosyltransferase translates to MCAIVGVINSEGAAKTAYYGLFAMQHRGQEASGISSSFNHHIKTIKATGLVTEVFSPASFEILKGNIAIGHNRYGTAGADSLKDAQPVAGNYALGEISIVHNGNLINKDEIRRKLVSEGAIFQSGMDTENILHLIARSKQEHLKDRIVEALNQCVGAYSLLILSRSKMFAVRDRYGVRPLSIGRLKDGGYIVASETCAFDLVGAEFIRDVKPGEMVIFEEGKDEFSSVQILKAAEARICAFEYIYFARPDSVVEGKNVYEVRKKLGAALARKCKNLKANFVVPVPDSGVPAALGFAQESKIPFEMAIVRNHYIGRTFIEPTQEVRNLKVKLKLNPIGAALHGKSVAVIDDSIVRGTTSKKIVELLRHAGAAHVHMCIASPELKYPERYGIDTPSVRELIAANMSTDEICKFIGADSLTFLSIPELVEALGSERKYSLVSFDGDYFIKD, encoded by the coding sequence ATGTGCGCAATCGTGGGAGTCATAAATTCCGAAGGTGCGGCTAAAACCGCGTATTACGGGCTTTTTGCCATGCAGCACCGCGGCCAGGAGGCAAGCGGCATCAGCTCGAGCTTCAACCATCACATCAAAACGATCAAAGCCACAGGGCTCGTGACGGAGGTTTTTAGCCCCGCGAGTTTTGAAATTTTAAAGGGCAACATCGCGATCGGCCACAACCGCTACGGCACCGCGGGCGCAGACAGCCTGAAAGACGCACAGCCTGTTGCGGGCAACTACGCGCTAGGCGAAATTTCGATCGTTCATAACGGAAATTTGATTAATAAAGACGAAATTCGCCGCAAACTCGTAAGCGAGGGGGCGATCTTTCAGTCCGGCATGGACACCGAAAACATCTTGCATCTCATCGCACGCAGCAAGCAGGAGCATCTAAAAGACCGTATCGTCGAAGCTCTGAATCAGTGCGTGGGCGCATATTCGCTTCTGATTTTAAGCCGCTCGAAGATGTTTGCCGTGCGCGATCGCTACGGCGTGCGTCCGCTTAGCATCGGCAGGCTCAAAGACGGCGGCTACATCGTCGCGAGCGAGACCTGCGCGTTTGATCTCGTAGGAGCCGAGTTCATCCGCGACGTAAAGCCCGGCGAGATGGTGATCTTCGAAGAGGGCAAGGATGAGTTTAGCTCGGTTCAAATTTTAAAAGCCGCGGAGGCTAGAATTTGCGCGTTTGAATACATCTACTTCGCGCGCCCCGACAGCGTCGTAGAGGGCAAAAACGTATACGAGGTCAGAAAAAAGCTGGGCGCTGCGCTCGCGCGAAAATGTAAAAATTTAAAAGCTAATTTCGTCGTGCCTGTGCCCGATAGCGGCGTACCGGCGGCGCTAGGTTTCGCGCAAGAGAGTAAAATCCCTTTTGAGATGGCGATCGTGCGCAACCACTACATCGGCCGCACCTTCATCGAGCCGACGCAAGAGGTGCGAAATTTAAAGGTCAAACTCAAGCTAAATCCGATCGGCGCGGCACTGCACGGCAAGAGCGTCGCAGTGATCGATGACAGCATCGTGCGCGGTACCACGAGCAAAAAGATCGTCGAGCTTCTGCGCCATGCGGGCGCGGCGCATGTGCATATGTGTATCGCAAGCCCCGAGCTAAAGTATCCCGAGCGCTACGGCATCGACACGCCGAGCGTGCGCGAGCTGATCGCCGCGAATATGAGCACGGATGAAATTTGCAAGTTTATAGGCGCCGACAGCCTCACATTCCTTAGCATACCAGAGCTCGTAGAGGCGCTTGGAAGCGAGCGCAAATACTCGCTCGTAAGCTTCGACGGCGATTATTTCATCAAAGATTAG
- a CDS encoding epoxyqueuosine reductase QueH, with protein MLVHICCSVDCDYFLRRLKELAQEPLIGYFYDPNIHPYGEYVLRMHDSKRVCENLGIKFIPGEYDFQGWLQGARGLENEPEKGARCEFCFDFRMQKTAELALSLGERKITTTLLMSPKKSHSQLCASLQRICERYGLEFIAPDFRKNGGTNEQFALAKKDALYHQNYCGCIYALAAQRGEQRKTERNSSGILTADLRRNLAQGAEIYELMSPIDRQILPASVEEKLKFYKKLCSLEKNGVKFSVLRDRFLNYRLLRAWIKFDGEVVPSFVLFGSHFTRENVKLSVERECEIFCSDKGEIKILSLAKFNEILRSNFKSVSEMLKNPPSLARQNKARAALCAAGSLSPIIVTDEIRAAKVQIYGLSRIFLDVREILVRI; from the coding sequence TTGCTGGTTCACATCTGCTGCTCGGTCGATTGCGATTATTTTTTGCGCCGCTTAAAAGAGCTCGCGCAGGAGCCGCTAATAGGCTATTTCTACGATCCAAACATCCACCCCTACGGCGAATACGTTCTTAGAATGCACGACTCAAAGCGGGTTTGCGAGAATTTAGGGATTAAATTTATCCCGGGCGAGTATGATTTTCAGGGCTGGCTACAGGGCGCGCGCGGGCTTGAAAACGAGCCCGAAAAGGGCGCACGCTGCGAGTTTTGCTTTGATTTTCGCATGCAAAAAACGGCCGAGCTCGCGCTAAGTCTAGGCGAGCGTAAAATCACTACGACGCTTCTTATGAGCCCCAAAAAATCGCACTCCCAGCTTTGCGCCTCGCTGCAGCGCATTTGCGAGCGCTACGGGCTAGAGTTTATCGCGCCCGATTTTCGCAAAAACGGCGGCACGAACGAGCAGTTTGCGCTTGCGAAAAAAGACGCGCTCTATCATCAAAACTACTGCGGCTGCATCTACGCGCTTGCGGCGCAGCGGGGTGAGCAGCGAAAGACTGAGCGGAATTCGAGCGGAATTTTGACGGCGGATTTGAGACGAAATTTAGCCCAAGGCGCCGAAATTTACGAGCTAATGTCACCGATCGATAGGCAAATCTTGCCCGCTTCGGTAGAGGAGAAGCTGAAATTTTACAAAAAGCTTTGCTCGCTCGAAAAAAATGGGGTGAAATTTAGTGTGCTGCGCGATCGGTTTTTAAACTACCGCCTGCTGCGCGCATGGATTAAATTTGACGGCGAGGTCGTGCCTTCGTTTGTACTATTCGGCTCGCATTTTACTCGTGAAAATGTAAAGCTTAGCGTGGAGCGAGAGTGCGAAATCTTTTGCAGCGATAAGGGGGAGATTAAAATTTTAAGCCTGGCGAAATTTAACGAAATTTTAAGATCAAATTTCAAAAGCGTATCCGAAATGCTAAAAAATCCGCCGAGTCTCGCGCGCCAAAATAAAGCTCGCGCCGCCCTGTGCGCTGCGGGCTCGCTCTCGCCGATCATCGTCACGGACGAGATAAGAGCCGCCAAAGTTCAAATTTACGGGCTCTCGCGCATATTTTTAGACGTTAGGGAAATTTTAGTAAGAATTTGA
- the bcp gene encoding thioredoxin-dependent thiol peroxidase, translating into MQRKTRIEDEFSAEDRERKITLQAGDEAPAFTLQNADGASVALKDFAGKRVALYFYPKDNTPGCTTEACEFSAAYDDFVAADCVIVGISPDSAKSHAGFIAKQSLKHILLSDPQHEVAKLYGAWQVRKNYGREYLGIVRSTFLIGADGKILKVYKSVKAKDHAAKVLADLLAAGK; encoded by the coding sequence ATGCAGAGAAAAACACGGATCGAAGACGAATTTAGCGCAGAGGATCGCGAGCGCAAAATCACGCTGCAAGCGGGAGACGAAGCACCCGCTTTTACGCTACAAAACGCCGACGGCGCGAGCGTCGCGCTAAAGGACTTCGCAGGCAAGAGGGTCGCGCTGTATTTTTACCCCAAGGATAACACCCCCGGCTGCACGACCGAAGCGTGCGAATTTAGCGCCGCGTACGATGATTTCGTCGCCGCAGACTGCGTGATCGTCGGCATCAGCCCCGACAGCGCCAAATCTCACGCCGGCTTCATCGCCAAGCAGAGCCTAAAGCACATCCTGCTGAGCGATCCGCAGCACGAGGTAGCCAAGCTATACGGCGCGTGGCAGGTGCGCAAAAACTACGGGCGCGAGTATCTAGGCATCGTGCGCTCGACCTTTCTGATCGGTGCGGACGGCAAAATTTTAAAGGTCTATAAAAGCGTCAAGGCAAAGGATCACGCGGCAAAGGTGCTTGCAGATCTGCTAGCTGCGGGGAAATAA
- a CDS encoding NAD(P)H-dependent oxidoreductase produces the protein MKTLVILSHPNFAASRVNKALSQVAKGAAGMEVRHLEGLYGTDTARIDARTEQDALLGAERIVFLYPMYWLNVPPMLKAYIDIVFSHELVGSGALKGKVLQLALSASTPLSEYSKQGVIGFSLDEILTPLKIAANYCGMDFAVPFVSSGFEPGEFGDDAVDAAAARFGKLLRGELSPGEYQI, from the coding sequence ATGAAAACGCTCGTGATCTTATCGCATCCCAATTTCGCCGCCTCGCGCGTGAACAAAGCCCTATCGCAGGTCGCAAAGGGCGCTGCCGGCATGGAGGTACGCCATTTGGAGGGACTTTACGGCACCGATACTGCGCGCATCGACGCTCGCACAGAGCAAGACGCGTTATTGGGCGCTGAGCGCATCGTATTTTTGTACCCGATGTACTGGCTAAACGTGCCGCCTATGCTAAAAGCCTATATCGATATCGTCTTTTCGCACGAGCTGGTGGGCTCCGGCGCGCTTAAGGGCAAGGTTCTGCAGCTCGCGCTAAGCGCTAGTACGCCGCTTAGCGAATACTCCAAACAGGGCGTGATAGGCTTTAGCCTGGATGAAATTTTAACTCCGCTTAAGATCGCGGCAAACTACTGCGGGATGGACTTTGCTGTGCCGTTTGTCAGCAGCGGGTTTGAGCCCGGCGAGTTTGGCGACGATGCCGTAGATGCCGCAGCCGCACGCTTTGGTAAGCTTTTGCGAGGCGAGTTGAGCCCCGGCGAGTATCAAATTTAG
- the dapB gene encoding 4-hydroxy-tetrahydrodipicolinate reductase, producing the protein MINIGIHGGSGRMGTMIYECLKNFDQAQASAIYTVAPLDYTPSCAASRSYDELFSGCDVVIDFTIRDGAISLMKFALSHPKPLCIGTTALGDEGERLLRECGAKMPVLHATNMSLGVAVLNKLVALASRSLRDFDCEILEMHHRHKKDAPSGTAMSLAESAASARELNLKDVRVSGRDGLIGERSKDEIAVMSMRGGDIVGRHTVGFYGEGEFIELNHTATSRATFARGAIKAAVWLASQNSGLYGIDDCLGI; encoded by the coding sequence ATGATAAATATAGGAATTCACGGCGGAAGCGGCAGAATGGGCACGATGATCTACGAATGCCTGAAAAATTTCGATCAGGCGCAAGCAAGCGCGATCTACACGGTCGCGCCGCTTGATTATACGCCGAGCTGCGCCGCAAGCCGCAGCTACGACGAGCTTTTTAGCGGCTGCGACGTCGTGATAGACTTTACGATCCGAGACGGCGCGATAAGCTTAATGAAATTTGCGCTTTCGCACCCAAAGCCGCTTTGCATCGGTACGACGGCTCTGGGTGATGAGGGCGAGCGGCTACTGCGCGAATGCGGCGCAAAAATGCCCGTGCTGCACGCTACGAATATGAGCCTAGGCGTCGCGGTGCTAAACAAGCTCGTAGCACTTGCCAGCAGGAGCCTGCGCGATTTTGACTGCGAAATTTTAGAGATGCACCACCGTCACAAAAAAGACGCTCCGAGCGGCACGGCGATGAGCCTTGCGGAAAGCGCCGCAAGCGCGCGCGAGCTAAACTTAAAAGACGTGCGCGTAAGCGGTCGCGACGGGCTCATCGGCGAGCGGAGCAAGGACGAGATCGCCGTGATGTCGATGCGCGGCGGCGATATAGTCGGGCGCCACACCGTGGGATTTTACGGCGAGGGCGAGTTCATCGAGCTAAATCATACGGCGACTTCTCGCGCGACCTTTGCCAGAGGCGCGATAAAGGCGGCGGTATGGCTTGCGTCCCAAAATAGCGGGCTTTACGGCATAGACGACTGCTTAGGAATCTAG
- a CDS encoding nucleotidyltransferase family protein yields MPTKDEILNFLRELKPELESFGIYKVGLFGSYAKGRANIASDIDVAIESSKQTIARLGGGMRAFIYLDELRGRIANKFKISVDLCDTASMSDKKKLKLLEGAIYV; encoded by the coding sequence ATGCCAACCAAAGATGAAATTTTAAATTTTTTGCGCGAGCTAAAGCCAGAGCTTGAAAGCTTTGGAATTTACAAAGTCGGACTATTTGGTAGCTACGCCAAAGGTAGAGCGAATATCGCTTCGGATATCGATGTGGCGATCGAAAGCAGCAAGCAAACAATCGCTCGTCTTGGCGGCGGCATGCGAGCATTTATATATTTAGACGAATTAAGAGGACGCATCGCTAATAAATTTAAAATTTCGGTAGATCTATGCGATACGGCATCGATGAGCGACAAAAAGAAGCTAAAGCTACTAGAAGGAGCTATCTATGTATAA
- a CDS encoding TOBE domain-containing protein has translation MAISARNQLHVVISDVKTGAVNSLITAKTRGGDVLKATVTVDSEKTLDLKAGKEAVFLFKAPNVIISKGENDLRLSAANQLKGKITAVKEGAINAEIDVRTAGGENLSAIVTNSSVKNLALAVGDEVTAIIKATQIIVGVK, from the coding sequence ATGGCAATCAGTGCTAGAAATCAGCTTCACGTCGTAATCAGCGACGTAAAAACAGGTGCGGTGAATTCGCTAATCACAGCTAAAACCAGAGGCGGCGACGTGCTAAAAGCGACCGTGACGGTTGATTCTGAAAAAACTTTGGATTTAAAAGCAGGCAAAGAGGCGGTATTTTTATTTAAAGCCCCAAATGTCATCATTTCAAAGGGAGAAAATGATCTTCGCCTAAGTGCTGCGAACCAGCTAAAAGGCAAAATCACCGCCGTTAAAGAGGGCGCAATCAATGCTGAAATCGATGTCAGAACCGCAGGCGGCGAAAATTTAAGCGCGATCGTCACAAACAGCTCCGTTAAAAATTTGGCGCTAGCAGTCGGCGACGAAGTAACTGCGATCATAAAAGCTACTCAAATCATCGTCGGCGTAAAATAA
- a CDS encoding DUF748 domain-containing protein: MKNFFIKHRRKFACGVGGFALFYVLAGFFGVPLFIEKALPKILEGRANFSVQDAKFNPFTYELNVTKPELSTFKPLFSADEINLKIGFSKLFKKTLAVEILHLKSPKFHVEREQNGTFNFEPLISEQKSESKDENSSFNVTLNNFKIERGSLGYVDNSLKRPFSLISTELNYEINGLSLKDETIGEHDLSAVSRTYDSLSFDGAIDLAPLRLHGKIDLKRLKIDPFWLSYLDPSGVRLKNGFLSATLNYRLSLDENIKFTLENSKLELESLEILQDQSLISLGSLKIPSFSLNTDVSDEISGEVAIPQVLVSDAKYDMNETKISTGFEGAQVADFALDFNKTGANLRLNSAVKSVDLNRSSFANPLISVVSNDTKITENFLKFNAEGNDTALHTGFGAFNIADTQITLARSDKISLAATELGAFSYDKEGAQNGASLKFAKISNSKIANKNGIFSGFESFGVQGIKFNVADLNLGVDKILLNAPFFNSEVGVSGAKSINDLAILSAISKNPASPKKTANSNAVSQADANSTASGANLNSKKPSKSPALKFKIGEASVMGAQAKVGESFIVKNNVHEIKDFSATLSGLSSNFAEPFGIKASLITGEITASADGKASIAPLNVGVSFSLNAPNLNVFNKYATEFITGSIAGELATQGQLKLSNAFSLEAKLSGKGLALSSGRDKIFSLASLNVAQISLSPNSLTLNKIALGSPAANILLNKDRRLNLASLIKPAAQLKQTAKPAEATPSRSAKSKANFAWSVKNISLSGGSLNFTDESLGTPFKLRISDMKASISEISPKRAADIKFSSLVSGSGLANITARAYPLDFKRKSDINVVLKEIPLAPASPYTAKYIGNEIAGGKLNLKLAYKIEDGKLNASNDLNLDRFELGKEMQSKDALNLPIGLAVSILKDSDDQIDLSLPLSGALSDPKFSYSALVWGAIKKLLSDIVLSPFRFMGKIAGVDTKKLESIDFEAASSEILISESSKIDDLAKVAKAKPELKIILNSAYNEKLDTHEFKRRSLQNTLTLMSNKQGLSTDEAIVALKVKYGIKSGGDEAMEELISAQKFTRSRLDELALARAAAVQAVLVQRGVSASRIEIKKPSEAELKQNSFIPLSLGVER, from the coding sequence ATGAAAAATTTTTTTATAAAACACCGACGTAAGTTTGCTTGCGGCGTAGGTGGATTTGCGCTGTTTTACGTGCTTGCGGGCTTTTTCGGCGTGCCGCTTTTTATCGAAAAGGCGCTGCCTAAAATTTTAGAGGGCAGAGCAAACTTTAGCGTGCAGGATGCTAAATTTAACCCCTTTACCTACGAGCTAAACGTCACAAAGCCGGAGCTTAGCACCTTTAAGCCGCTGTTTAGCGCCGATGAGATAAATTTAAAAATCGGTTTTTCAAAGCTTTTTAAAAAGACTCTCGCGGTAGAAATTTTGCACCTAAAATCGCCTAAATTCCACGTCGAGCGTGAGCAAAACGGCACCTTCAATTTCGAGCCGCTAATCTCGGAGCAAAAGAGCGAAAGCAAGGATGAAAACTCGAGTTTCAACGTCACGCTGAATAATTTTAAGATCGAGCGCGGCTCTCTGGGCTACGTCGATAACTCCCTAAAAAGGCCGTTTTCGCTCATCTCGACCGAGCTAAATTATGAGATCAACGGCTTAAGCTTAAAAGACGAAACGATCGGCGAGCACGACCTAAGCGCCGTTTCGCGCACATACGACTCGCTGAGTTTCGATGGAGCGATCGATCTGGCGCCTCTGCGGTTGCATGGCAAAATAGATCTTAAACGGCTGAAAATCGATCCGTTTTGGCTATCGTATCTCGATCCTAGCGGCGTGCGGCTTAAAAACGGCTTTCTTTCCGCCACGCTGAATTACCGATTGAGCCTTGATGAAAATATAAAATTTACGCTTGAAAACTCGAAACTCGAGCTTGAGAGCTTAGAAATTTTGCAAGATCAAAGCTTAATTTCTCTCGGCTCGTTAAAAATCCCGAGTTTCAGCCTAAATACGGACGTTTCTGATGAAATTTCTGGCGAAGTGGCAATCCCGCAAGTGCTAGTTTCGGACGCAAAATACGATATGAACGAAACTAAAATTTCCACGGGCTTTGAGGGGGCGCAGGTCGCAGATTTTGCGCTGGATTTTAACAAAACGGGCGCGAACTTGCGGCTAAACTCCGCCGTAAAAAGCGTAGATCTAAACCGCTCAAGCTTTGCAAACCCGCTAATTTCGGTCGTTTCAAACGACACTAAAATCACGGAAAATTTCTTAAAATTTAATGCCGAAGGTAACGATACGGCCCTTCATACAGGCTTTGGCGCCTTTAATATCGCGGATACGCAGATTACGCTAGCGCGCAGCGACAAAATTTCACTCGCCGCGACCGAGCTGGGCGCGTTTAGCTACGACAAAGAGGGCGCGCAAAACGGCGCAAGTCTGAAGTTTGCTAAAATTTCAAACTCCAAAATCGCAAATAAAAACGGAATTTTTAGCGGATTTGAAAGCTTCGGCGTGCAGGGGATTAAATTTAACGTCGCGGATCTAAATCTGGGCGTGGATAAAATTTTGCTAAACGCGCCGTTTTTCAACTCGGAGGTGGGCGTTAGCGGTGCCAAAAGCATAAACGATCTCGCGATCTTAAGCGCGATCTCTAAAAATCCCGCAAGCCCCAAAAAAACGGCGAACTCTAACGCCGTAAGCCAAGCGGATGCAAATTCTACGGCAAGCGGCGCAAATTTAAATTCTAAAAAGCCCTCCAAAAGTCCCGCTTTAAAATTTAAGATCGGCGAGGCCTCCGTAATGGGCGCACAGGCTAAGGTCGGCGAGAGCTTTATCGTTAAAAACAATGTGCACGAGATCAAAGATTTCAGCGCCACACTAAGCGGGCTAAGCTCGAATTTTGCCGAGCCTTTCGGTATCAAAGCAAGCCTTATCACGGGCGAAATCACCGCTAGCGCGGACGGCAAGGCTAGCATCGCGCCGCTTAACGTAGGCGTGAGCTTTAGCCTAAATGCACCAAATTTGAACGTTTTTAACAAATATGCAACGGAATTTATCACGGGCTCCATCGCCGGCGAGCTCGCTACGCAAGGGCAGCTGAAGCTTTCAAACGCCTTCTCACTCGAAGCGAAGCTATCGGGCAAGGGCTTGGCGCTAAGCTCGGGCAGAGATAAAATTTTCTCCCTCGCGTCGCTAAATGTCGCGCAAATCTCGCTGAGCCCAAACTCCCTCACGCTAAATAAGATCGCCCTTGGCTCGCCCGCGGCAAATATCTTGCTAAATAAAGACAGACGTTTAAATTTAGCTTCGCTAATAAAGCCCGCCGCGCAGCTAAAGCAGACTGCAAAGCCCGCCGAAGCTACGCCTAGCAGATCCGCAAAAAGCAAGGCAAACTTTGCGTGGAGCGTAAAAAATATCTCGCTTAGCGGCGGAAGTTTAAATTTCACCGACGAGAGCCTGGGCACGCCCTTTAAACTACGCATCAGCGATATGAAGGCAAGTATCAGCGAGATCAGTCCGAAGCGGGCGGCGGATATTAAGTTTAGCTCGCTCGTAAGCGGAAGCGGGCTGGCAAACATCACGGCGCGCGCCTATCCGCTAGATTTTAAACGCAAAAGCGATATAAACGTCGTTTTAAAGGAGATCCCGCTTGCGCCCGCATCGCCCTATACCGCCAAATATATCGGAAACGAAATCGCGGGCGGTAAGCTAAATTTAAAACTTGCCTACAAGATCGAAGACGGTAAGCTAAACGCAAGCAATGATCTAAATTTAGACCGCTTCGAGCTTGGCAAAGAGATGCAGAGCAAGGACGCACTGAACCTTCCGATCGGGCTAGCGGTATCGATCCTAAAGGACAGCGATGATCAGATCGATCTTAGCCTGCCTCTAAGCGGTGCGCTGAGTGATCCGAAATTTAGCTACAGCGCGCTCGTTTGGGGCGCGATCAAAAAGCTGCTCTCGGATATCGTGTTAAGTCCGTTTAGATTTATGGGAAAGATCGCGGGCGTAGATACGAAAAAGCTCGAAAGTATCGATTTTGAGGCGGCGAGCAGCGAAATTTTAATCAGCGAAAGCTCTAAAATCGATGATTTGGCCAAGGTCGCAAAAGCTAAGCCTGAACTTAAGATCATCCTAAACTCCGCATATAACGAAAAACTCGATACCCACGAGTTTAAAAGGCGCTCGCTGCAAAATACCCTCACGCTGATGTCTAATAAACAAGGTCTCTCCACGGATGAAGCCATAGTGGCGCTTAAGGTCAAATACGGCATCAAATCCGGCGGCGATGAGGCGATGGAGGAGCTGATAAGCGCGCAGAAATTTACCCGTTCGCGTCTTGATGAGTTAGCCCTTGCCAGAGCGGCCGCCGTGCAAGCGGTACTCGTGCAGCGCGGCGTAAGCGCCTCTCGCATAGAAATCAAAAAGCCGAGCGAAGCGGAGCTCAAACAAAACAGCTTCATCCCGCTAAGTCTCGGCGTAGAGAGGTAG